From a single Lewinella sp. LCG006 genomic region:
- a CDS encoding FtsW/RodA/SpoVE family cell cycle protein produces MSFSTRIAAELRGDRVVWAILVLLGLFSILAVYSSTGTLAYRERGGNTEAYLFKHGIILAAGLVVTYFAHLLHYRRYMNWSPVLLPMAVILLMYTMILGPEINEARRWIVLPVIGLSFQTSDFAKLALIIYVARAISSKQDYIEDFKSAFLPIIVPVVMVCALIAPADLSTSIILFLACLLMMFVGRVALKYIGLLMLTGGIVFVMLIMLGRTFPKHIRVATWESRLQEFYSPEPGGEDTYQIDQAKIALGNGGLTGMGPGNSTQRNYLPYAHADFIYAVICEEYGVIGGAVIIGLYLLLFFRVTRLITKSPKAFGAMVALGLSLVVVIQAFFHIGINVNLLPVTGLTLPLISMGGTSLLFTCIAFGIILSVSKYIESVAE; encoded by the coding sequence ATGAGTTTTTCAACCAGAATAGCAGCAGAATTACGTGGAGACCGGGTGGTCTGGGCGATTCTCGTCCTGTTGGGGCTGTTTTCCATTCTGGCGGTTTACAGCTCTACGGGTACCCTGGCCTACCGGGAACGCGGCGGAAATACCGAGGCTTACCTCTTCAAGCACGGAATCATTCTGGCAGCGGGTTTGGTGGTTACCTACTTTGCGCATTTACTACACTATCGACGGTACATGAACTGGTCGCCAGTGTTGTTGCCGATGGCCGTGATTTTACTGATGTATACGATGATATTAGGGCCGGAAATCAATGAGGCTCGTCGCTGGATTGTACTGCCAGTCATTGGTTTGAGTTTTCAAACTTCAGACTTTGCCAAGTTGGCGTTGATCATTTATGTGGCGCGGGCTATCAGTAGTAAGCAGGATTATATTGAAGACTTTAAAAGTGCCTTCTTGCCAATTATTGTGCCGGTTGTAATGGTCTGCGCTCTGATTGCACCAGCGGATTTGTCGACGTCAATTATCCTGTTTCTGGCTTGTCTGCTGATGATGTTTGTGGGCCGGGTAGCCTTAAAGTACATCGGTCTATTGATGTTGACGGGGGGGATTGTTTTTGTGATGCTGATCATGCTGGGGCGAACTTTCCCTAAGCACATCCGCGTAGCAACCTGGGAGAGTCGTCTGCAGGAGTTTTACTCCCCCGAACCAGGAGGAGAAGATACTTACCAGATCGATCAGGCAAAGATCGCGTTGGGGAATGGTGGACTGACGGGCATGGGCCCCGGCAATAGTACCCAGCGTAATTATCTGCCCTACGCTCACGCCGATTTTATCTACGCGGTGATCTGCGAAGAGTACGGCGTCATTGGTGGAGCAGTAATTATTGGATTGTACTTGCTGCTGTTTTTTAGGGTAACCCGATTGATAACCAAAAGCCCCAAAGCTTTCGGGGCGATGGTCGCACTAGGGTTAAGTTTGGTGGTGGTCATTCAAGCATTTTTCCATATTGGTATCAACGTCAACTTGTTGCCGGTAACGGGGCTAACGCTACCATTGATTAGTATGGGAGGAACCTCCTTATTGTTCACCTGTATTGCTTTCGGGATCATCCTGAGTGTAAGCAAATACATAGAATCCGTTGCCGAATGA
- the murD gene encoding UDP-N-acetylmuramoyl-L-alanine--D-glutamate ligase — protein sequence MLTDSPMHIVVLGGGESGVGAALLAQKKGAKVFLSDRGNISPNQQVELELAGIEFESGQHTWDRIFAADEVIKSPGIPDTVPLIKQLHDQGIPVIGEIEFASRYTDAPLVAITGSNGKTTTAYLTHHLLKAAGKDAALVGNVGISFARHLATEGEPEVFVIEVSSFQLDSIHYFRPQVAAILNITPDHLDRYNYEMDGYIDSKMRITKNQELSDTFWFLAEDENIDKGRQRNPVAAQLRPVSKAQLTEKGILLGGEEIDLTRTQLKGKHNALNALFAAGMAQTFGISTEEIRAGLESFQPIPHRLEPVGVVDGVTYINDSKATNVDAVTYALDAMDKDIIWIAGGTDKGNDYSPLFEAARTKVKALVCLGADNTKLKAAFAGIIDKIEETNTAQGAVMAAKALAKEGQVVLLSPACASFDLFKNYIDRGDQFRAAVQTLR from the coding sequence ATGCTAACGGACAGCCCCATGCATATTGTGGTTTTAGGTGGCGGCGAAAGCGGCGTAGGAGCGGCTTTGCTGGCGCAAAAGAAAGGAGCAAAAGTGTTTCTTTCTGATCGGGGAAATATTAGCCCTAATCAGCAGGTAGAACTGGAACTGGCAGGTATTGAGTTCGAAAGCGGACAACATACCTGGGATCGGATCTTCGCTGCCGATGAGGTCATCAAAAGCCCGGGCATTCCTGATACGGTACCGCTGATCAAGCAGTTGCACGACCAAGGGATACCCGTTATCGGAGAAATTGAATTTGCTTCCCGGTATACTGATGCTCCGCTGGTAGCCATTACTGGTAGCAATGGTAAAACCACTACGGCCTACCTAACGCATCACCTGCTGAAAGCAGCGGGCAAAGATGCGGCTTTGGTAGGGAATGTGGGTATTAGTTTTGCCCGCCATCTGGCAACAGAAGGTGAACCAGAAGTTTTTGTGATTGAAGTGAGCAGTTTTCAATTGGATAGTATTCATTATTTCCGTCCCCAAGTGGCGGCTATTCTCAACATTACGCCCGATCACCTGGATCGCTATAATTATGAGATGGATGGCTACATTGATTCGAAAATGCGCATCACCAAAAACCAGGAACTAAGCGATACTTTTTGGTTTTTGGCCGAAGATGAAAACATTGACAAAGGGAGACAACGCAATCCGGTGGCCGCACAGCTTCGCCCTGTCAGCAAAGCACAGTTGACCGAAAAAGGCATACTGCTGGGTGGCGAGGAAATTGACCTGACGCGTACACAGCTAAAAGGCAAACACAACGCCCTCAATGCCCTCTTTGCGGCAGGCATGGCGCAAACTTTTGGCATCAGTACCGAGGAAATCAGGGCCGGGCTCGAAAGTTTTCAGCCGATTCCTCACCGCTTAGAACCCGTCGGCGTCGTGGATGGCGTAACCTACATCAACGATAGCAAAGCTACCAATGTAGACGCCGTCACCTACGCACTTGATGCCATGGATAAAGACATCATTTGGATTGCCGGTGGCACTGACAAAGGAAATGATTACTCACCGCTCTTTGAGGCGGCTCGTACTAAAGTAAAAGCCCTGGTTTGTCTGGGTGCTGATAACACCAAGCTGAAAGCAGCTTTTGCAGGAATTATTGACAAGATTGAAGAGACCAACACCGCGCAGGGTGCCGTAATGGCCGCCAAAGCACTGGCCAAAGAAGGACAGGTAGTATTGCTATCGCCAGCGTGCGCGAGTTTTGACCTTTTTAAAAATTATATCGACCGGGGCGATCAATTTCGCGCCGCCGTACAGACGTTGCGGTAA
- the mraY gene encoding phospho-N-acetylmuramoyl-pentapeptide-transferase — protein MLIYLVEWLDATFGLGSWTRLFQYITFRAGVAIILSLIISMLFGGKIIRLLRSLQVGEEVRDLGLDGQKSKQGTPTMGGIIIVMAILVPCWLMARLDNIYIVMMLVATSWMTVIGFIDDYIKVFRKNKKGLHGRFKVMGQIGLGLFIALTMMNNEQIVVRLDVAEAQSIGLTKDHMVGSPIEVKAANDVVTIKADYKTNLTNVPFMKGNRLDYGRLLPLAPHLAWIIFVPLVIFVVTAVSNAANLTDGLDGLATGVSGIIGITLAAFAYVSGNSIAANYLNILHLPGSGELVIYAACFLGACLGFLWYNSYPAQVFMGDTGSLTLGGIIAAMAILLRKELLIPILCGIFVAENLSVMVQVGYFKYTKKRYGEGKRIFLMSPLHHHYQKKGMPETKIVTRFWIVGILLAVATVLTLKLR, from the coding sequence ATGCTCATTTATTTGGTAGAATGGTTAGATGCGACGTTTGGACTGGGGTCCTGGACGCGGCTATTCCAGTACATCACCTTTCGGGCGGGAGTAGCGATCATTCTATCCTTGATCATCTCGATGTTGTTTGGTGGGAAGATTATTCGGTTGTTGCGGTCATTGCAAGTAGGGGAGGAAGTTAGAGACCTGGGATTAGATGGCCAAAAATCAAAGCAAGGCACGCCAACCATGGGCGGAATCATCATCGTGATGGCCATCTTGGTGCCTTGTTGGTTGATGGCTCGCCTGGATAATATCTACATCGTCATGATGCTGGTAGCGACCAGCTGGATGACGGTCATCGGTTTTATTGACGATTACATCAAGGTCTTTCGCAAGAATAAAAAAGGATTACACGGCCGCTTCAAAGTGATGGGCCAGATCGGGCTGGGCCTTTTTATTGCCCTGACGATGATGAACAACGAACAGATTGTAGTTCGCCTCGACGTTGCGGAAGCGCAAAGTATTGGGCTCACCAAAGATCACATGGTGGGCAGCCCAATAGAGGTGAAAGCAGCCAACGATGTGGTGACGATTAAAGCAGATTACAAGACCAATCTGACCAATGTTCCCTTTATGAAAGGCAACCGGTTGGATTATGGTCGCCTACTGCCCTTGGCACCTCATTTGGCCTGGATCATCTTTGTACCCTTAGTGATTTTTGTTGTCACAGCAGTGTCGAATGCGGCCAACTTGACGGATGGCTTGGATGGTTTGGCTACGGGGGTCTCGGGTATTATTGGGATAACCCTGGCTGCTTTTGCCTACGTATCTGGCAATAGCATTGCCGCCAACTACCTCAATATTTTGCATTTGCCGGGTAGTGGTGAACTGGTGATTTACGCAGCTTGCTTTTTGGGAGCTTGTTTGGGCTTCCTGTGGTACAATTCTTACCCCGCTCAGGTTTTTATGGGCGATACGGGCAGCCTGACCTTGGGAGGGATCATTGCTGCGATGGCCATCCTGTTGCGCAAGGAATTGTTGATTCCCATCCTGTGTGGAATTTTCGTTGCAGAAAATCTCTCGGTGATGGTTCAAGTGGGGTATTTCAAGTACACCAAGAAAAGATACGGTGAAGGGAAACGGATATTTTTGATGTCTCCTCTTCATCATCATTATCAGAAAAAAGGAATGCCGGAAACCAAGATCGTAACACGTTTTTGGATTGTCGGAATTCTACTGGCGGTAGCTACCGTCTTAACGCTAAAACTTCGCTAA